In Citrus sinensis cultivar Valencia sweet orange chromosome 3, DVS_A1.0, whole genome shotgun sequence, the sequence tctcACATGCCAAACCTGAGACATTGCAGCACTCTGGCTGAGACCTAGATCCAACAAGGAAGGAATATCACCAGGCTCAACATCTCCTCGAGACGGCAATCCCTTCAACTGATCCAATGCCTCAATCGTCTTCCGAATCTCCACGCCCTTAACCTTCTCTCTAAACCCACCATAATTAGTCGGCATTTCCCCCAACTTAAACGGCAAATCATCAAGATGGTACAAAGTGCTTCCCCAAAAGTACTTCACTTCAATTCCCTCGTCTTTCATCGCTGCCTCAATCTTCTCCTCCGATTTAACCTCATCATGTGACACCTCTCTGTGCGCGTACACTGCATCAGCTCCAATGGCTTTAGCCAACTCGACCAGAACAGTCTCCGGCTTTCCCACTCTCACCACGAGATCAGACCCACGTGCCTGCAAGTTCTTGCGAAGGTCAGAAACTGACTCAATCAAAAACGATGCCCGATACGGCCCCGTTTTGTCAAAGCCAGAAGAGGATTTGCCGTAATCCCTCGGGTCGAAACAATAAACAGGCAAAACAGAGACGCTCTCGTTATTGGCGGTGTTGAGAGATTCGTTATCATGGACCCGCAAGTCGTTGCGGAACCAAACAATGGAAGCTCGACGAATTGCGGCCCCATTGTTCGGGTCCAAGGGGCGGTGGGGCCCTAAAGAGAGAGGGCTCTGAAGAGGGTTTGCGGAGAGTGTGGACttgaatgaaattttggaagGAGAGAGAGTGGAGGAGGCGGAGAGAGAGATGTGGGTAAGCGTAGAGGCTTGTGTGGGGACTTTGACCTTGTTTGGTTGGTGGGAAAATAAGGTGGAAATTTTGGGTTGAATGAAGAAAGTGTTGGCTGGGAGGACTTGGGGGAGAGAAAATGAGAGGGAAAGAGTGGCAAATGGTGATTGAGAAGGGATAGTCGCAAGTGGGTTTTGTTCCTCATTGGAATGGTTTTCTGGGTTTTCAAGATTTTGCTTATTGGGATCCATTTCAACCCTAAAGATGGAAGATGAAAATTGTGTTGCAGCTGAACTGGATGGAGATAAGCTGCCGTTAGTGTTTGGTgttgggaatttttttttttttttaaatttatatatatatatatatatacatacaccTACCCTGTATGGCGTTTGGTTGGTGAGTGATTTTCGTGGCTCTTTGGAATTTCCGGGAATTCAAACAAAGCACGTGTAGTTTGTATTATTTGCATTTCTGCCCCTCCTCCCAGCGACCGTCCGCAGACCTGCACCTAACATTTTTTCGCTAAGTTTCATTCAACTTTGAAACcctcttcattttttaacgatttaatttaatttccagCTCCTACTTTAACTAACGGTGTTTTCGGAGATTATCCCTTCAGTCAGTTTGGTAAGAATATGAACTGTACAAATTAAGTCGCAGATGCGTTCAATTTTCTTCCACTTCACCTTCCGACGCCGCCATCATCTGATATACGAATACGAGTGAGTGGAACTATTAACacctttctaaattttaaaatttttacgatacctcttttaaattttattttattttattttaaatactctcagttttatttataaaatataaatttatatattaaaattaattattttgctataaattttttatcctaaaaaatataatatattttaatttttttgtttatggaatacatataaatcttaaaatattttatttttattatataatttatatttttattactctaaactcttatattttttaacaaatattttttattaaaatataaatataagctATGAAATGGGTGAgtgtaaatttttgttaaaagaataatttatttaagtgtttaattaaatttttattaaaaaatagaaaataaattaaattgcgTTTcgttgattaaataattttaatgagcTTTTAGACGTGTCGATACGGGTTTCATGCAAGCAAAACCCAATCCACAATGGGTTCTGGCCCAACCAGGTCATGGCTGGCCACTGGCCAATGATGTTTCGGCCTTTCGAGGAGGCACAGTTGTTAGCTGTGACTGTGAGTGATAATCAGCTCCAGAACATTATTAGTtgctctatttaattatttcatgaCCGATTTTCTGTTTCTTACTTTTGATTGctgaattattatatattttttatatgatctTACCCACATGcagattgaatttttttttttttttaaaataagtctCACATGCAAGTACTCCAAAGAcctaaatgattaattttgggGCGCTGGCCCTGCTAAAGTTCTAAGTTATCTTAATTTTGGAATATCGCAGTATATTATTGTGCCcgttcaaattttttttttttttttaaattttaaatcaccTTAAATGAAATAGAGgggatagagagagagagagagagagaaacaacTTTGAGCTCAGAACTCCGAGACCGAGATGGATCCCAAGATGCTAATTGCTAGCCCAGTCAGCGCAACGCTTGTAGGCCTGCAACTTTCTATAACTTTCAATGCCACGTGTACGGGTCTTTGGAACAGACGTCAGAAATAACAAAACCTCAGTGGTCCTGCTGCCAGCTAAAGTACTACACTTTTACTTCTGTAAGGACGATTCCAATCCAACCCAATCCAATACAGCGACCAATGAAGGAGCAGTGAAAAGTTTGATCATCCCGGCCGTTAATCGTCGGTGAATGATCAGTCTCAATCAATGGAATGCTTATTAAGATTTGCAAATGCGCCTGCCGTTGCTACCATCTCTACTCTACGCTTCAACGACAAGTCGAAGACTAAGAAACATGGGGTTCTGTTGAGAGCTAAACTGGACGGCGAAAATGACCCATTACTCCAGTCCGCTGTGAATGCAGCTTCGCTTCGTTTTCAGGAGACCCATCGACCAGGCATGTCAAAAACCCCCTTACTTACCTGTTTGTACTAAAAAATCTTATCTCTCAAAACTGATTAATTGATCTCTTGCTTTCATGATAAAAATCTTTGAGAACTTAAACTTTCTTGttctctatatatatgtgtaatgCATATGCAGAGCCACTGTTTGTTGATCCTTATGCTGGTTGCTTGGTTCCTC encodes:
- the LOC102607951 gene encoding blue-light photoreceptor PHR2 isoform X1, yielding MDPNKQNLENPENHSNEEQNPLATIPSQSPFATLSLSFSLPQVLPANTFFIQPKISTLFSHQPNKVKVPTQASTLTHISLSASSTLSPSKISFKSTLSANPLQSPLSLGPHRPLDPNNGAAIRRASIVWFRNDLRVHDNESLNTANNESVSVLPVYCFDPRDYGKSSSGFDKTGPYRASFLIESVSDLRKNLQARGSDLVVRVGKPETVLVELAKAIGADAVYAHREVSHDEVKSEEKIEAAMKDEGIEVKYFWGSTLYHLDDLPFKLGEMPTNYGGFREKVKGVEIRKTIEALDQLKGLPSRGDVEPGDIPSLLDLGLSQSAAMSQVWHGGKPAANSMKGGETEALQRLKKFAAEYQAQPPKGNKDGNHDSIYGANFSCKISPWLAMGCLSPRSMFDELKKTATSISAASKRNDGESGSSGAGSNWLMFELLWRDFFRFITKKYSSAKKVVEAVPATACTGALA
- the LOC102607951 gene encoding blue-light photoreceptor PHR2 isoform X2, which gives rise to MDPNKQNLENPENHSNEEQNPLATIPSQSPFATLSLSFSLPQVLPANTFFIQPKISTLFSHQPNKVKVPTQASTLTHISLSASSTLSPSKISFKSTLSANPLQSPLSLGPHRPLDPNNGAAIRRASIVWFRNDLRVHDNESLNTANNESVSVLPVYCFDPRDYGKSSSGFDKTGPYRASFLIESVSDLRKNLQARGSDLVVRVGKPETVLVELAKAIGADAVYAHREVSHDEVKSEEKIEAAMKDEGIEVKYFWGSTLYHLDDLPFKLGEMPTNYGGFREKVKGVEIRKTIEALDQLKGLPSRGDVEPGDIPSLLDLGLSQSAAMSQGGKPAANSMKGGETEALQRLKKFAAEYQAQPPKGNKDGNHDSIYGANFSCKISPWLAMGCLSPRSMFDELKKTATSISAASKRNDGESGSSGAGSNWLMFELLWRDFFRFITKKYSSAKKVVEAVPATACTGALA